DNA from Tripterygium wilfordii isolate XIE 37 chromosome 4, ASM1340144v1, whole genome shotgun sequence:
ATAAAACCCTTCAGTTGAATCATCCCCAGCATGTGTTAGGATGGCATCACCGCCTGGATGTTCCTCCACATATGATGTAATATCATATACCTATAGACATTAAAGGAGAGAggtaacaaataaaaaaaaataaaaacagaaagaaacTAGCAAATCAAACCGAAACTCAAGACAGTAGTACCTTGTCCTTGATAGTGATCCAACAATCATTTCTCTTATTATGCAAAGAGACTTCACCTTTACTATAGATTTTGGATGCCTGATGCCGAAAACATGTTAGACAAAATTGAAAGTCAACAAATATGCTTCGATTggataaaaaaagaaactaagaaaATTATGACACCATGCCGCGCAAGGTctaaaattttgaacaaaatgaAAGAAGCTGTAAAGATACAACGCTATGGTCCACCATCCTcctctttcctttctttgttgCTACATTTTTCATTCCAAGGGATGGGGTTGGGCATATAATAacctttttttaagaaaaattgaGGATGCCTGGGAACAATGCCTAGGTCAATCAAAGATTAAATGCTGTGTACTCATGGGGGATGGAAACTTGTTCAAATGAGAACACTACACTCCATCCCCTTTGCATCTCTCCACACTTAGCAATCTTTCTCAACATCACTGTGACTAGTCGAAATGGAATTCAAGAATAGCTCGATTCCTAATCCATCATACCCCTATTGAAAGTCCATTCCAAATATACTCCACTAATCATCATTCTTAGGTCATCATTTGCTAAAGCCCCCCTTTTCTCCCTCGCTATATCTTAAATTAAAAAACTTTGTGTCTCCAAAACACCTGATGCTACCGAAATTGGTTTCATATTCCGAATGAAATGATAGGAAAGAAACAGAAGTCATACATATATAAAGTGGAAGAAACAAGAACCAGTACAATGAACGCATATAAATAATTCAGAGAGCTCCAAATAAGTTCCTGCATCCAAGTACCTTATTATTGCTAGCATTTGAATCAACTTTGGTCTGACCTGCAAGTAACACACTTTCACTATCAAAATAGTGCATACAACCACTTCAATACATGCAATGTGTTGGCCACAACTTTAATCCAAAATTCTGAATCAAATACACTAGAAAATAGAGTGAAGAGTACCAGATTTACTGCCTCGCGGTATCAGAATAAAGCCTCCAAATAAGACGCCCAAAATCAGAGCCACCGCAACAATAATCATCTCACACGATTTGGCTCCCTATACCGCTTTAACAGACTAACCCATCAAAAACAAACGAAAAAAAGATAGAAACAGATATCACTACGTGATAGTGCCATAGAAGATTAGACCATCAATGCAGAATATGAACCTcatgaacaaaagaaaatcaatgcTAGGCCGGAATTTTCGCAGCACGAGATTGATTACAGGGAGTGTTGATTGAAGGAGAGTCATCAGATTCAAATGATATATACCTGCCTCAAATTATCGCCGATGAATCGCCCAAAATCTTGCTTTGTGTATTTGTCATCAGTGACAGTGAGGTGCCAGTCACTTCTGCTCAGACCGTCAGATCTCATCCACACTGGGCCGAGACAGGCTTGGGCcggttttgaaaattgtttggaGCCCGATGTATTGGGCTTCGGGATGGCCTTAAGCTTGAGGTCACAAAGGCCTGAAGATGTCCTGCCTTAAATTATGCAGGCTCGCCCATGTGAGAAATAATTTCGCTAAGGCCGTAAAAAGACAGCTGGGCGGGCTGGGTTTTTTGGGCTGAGTCACAACAATGTGATTAATAGCCCAATGGGCCGCCTGAATAAAGATCCGCATTGGAGTGGCTACGGACGGTTAGAAAGTACAAACCGCCTGCAGGTCTTTTTTCTTACTCGCCGAACCGACAACCATCCAGAGCACACACACTACTATTTAATCGAATAATCGGCTCTCTCTTTGTTGCCGCAGTAGACTTGCTTGACGGCGTCCATGGACTCCGAGATTGATACCAAATTAAGCATATACAAGGCGGCAAGATCCATAAAGCGAAGAGACAACACTCTCTACAACGCTTTAAGATCGATATACGAGGACTCCACATTCGTCGGGGAGATCTCACAGCTATGGCCCGAACTCCCTCTTCTGGCCAATCTCCGTTGCGGCTTTTGGTACTATCCCAAATTCGATGCTACTTGTTACTTCAAGTCCACCGATGGTCACACCAATAATTGGTCCTTCAATACGTCTCGCCTCAACCTCCATGTCGCTCAGCTTGCCGGTACTTCCTATTCTTGTCGCTTTTTGGTTGATATGCAAAACAATgagaaaaccctaattttttgtATAGATAgattatagatagatagatagatattatTGGTTTGTTGGAAGTAATTGTTTCTCTTCAACCAACGCATTTTTTTCTAGTAATTTTGTTCTAATTTTATGCCCTCAAACTGTATGCGGCAAGAATGTCACTGCTTGGAGCTTTGGGAATTGATATTCTTGTttcaatttttctcttttttttccccctgtgAAACTAATCAGTGATTGTGTGATTTTCTGTTTCTTGAAGATGTTTGAATTCTCGTTTTTGTAGTTCTCTAGATTTTTTTCAATTGTGAAGATTTTATGTTTGTATGTCAATGGGTAGGACAGAAGGGAGGGTGTATTATTGTGGATTCAACTCGAAGAGGAAAGCGGTTCCCTGACAGCATGTCAAAAACCATACCCAGTTGGACCTGTGTTTTGAATCGTGCCATTCTAAATCATAAAAACAGAAACCGGAGCAATGGTTCATTGGAGAAGGTGAGTATTTCAAGTTGGTTGTAGTCTACTGCCATACTCAGGATAAAATCCTATTCTAAATGGCAGTGATTAATTATATTGAGCTGTGGTTTATTCTGTTACTGCTGACTTATTTGGAGTAGATATGGTTATTGGATTATATTTACCTTATATAATACATTGTTACATCTTCTGAGCCATGCATGCAGGCATCTTTCATTTATCTGATACTAAGTCGGTATGCATGTTATGTGCGCTTAAATTTGTTTGCATTTACCGGTGTCTTCAGAACCTAGTATATGCATATCATAAAAATTTCTCATATCAACCTAGTTTGATGGATATTTGTCCAATGAATGATTTATTTACTACCACCTTgatgcatttaaaaaaaaaaaaacatatcctGGTCTGCATGAGTAAGCCGAAGAGATTTTAAACATGCTCATGCACTTCTATGTTTGGTGACAGGCGTCAAGTACGTGTCATCAACATAGTGAATGTTCAGGCCTAGTGTCTTGTGACTGGGATTCTTCTTTGCATCTTCCCCTTTGGGTTTCTGCAACAGAGAGAGCAGCCATTGAGGATAGGTTAGAAGAATGGACCAGACAGCTGGAAGCCTGTGGAGCTGATATTGCCTCTCTGGTGTCATGCTTAAGGAAGCCTTTACGTCCTCTATGGATCTCGCAAAAAACTGTTATTTGGTTAAATGAAGTACCTGGTCTTGATTCCTGG
Protein-coding regions in this window:
- the LOC119997377 gene encoding cytochrome B5-like protein, with the protein product MIIVAVALILGVLFGGFILIPRGSKSGQTKVDSNASNNKASKIYSKGEVSLHNKRNDCWITIKDKVYDITSYVEEHPGGDAILTHAGDDSTEGFYGPQHATRVFDMIDDFYIGDLEK